One Aquisediminimonas profunda genomic region harbors:
- a CDS encoding N-succinylarginine dihydrolase, with translation MAVVEINFDGLIGPSHNYAGLSLGNLASAKNAGGTSQPRSAALQGIAKMRANIALGLTQGVFLPQSRPDRAWLASLGCAPETAPVELLANALSASSMWAANAATVSPAADTEDGTCHLTVANLVTMPHRSHEWQGTLAQLRLAFANPAFTVHGPIPAPFGDEGAANHMRLSAMHDAPGVEIFVYGVTGGPFPARQHIEASRSVARLHGVSRALFVQQSEEAIAAGAFHNDVVAVANERVLFAHELAFADKDSFYRDLRALLPQVEIVEVPTAAVSLSDAIQSYLFNAQLVTLPNGGMALVLPTEAQDNSRVWRWLSEMVAGDGPIRQLIPVDVRQSMANGGGPACLRLRVVCDPETVDPRFLVDDATLDRIEDIVATHWPETIEPGRLADPELWHQIGQARASLLMALDLGELA, from the coding sequence ATGGCAGTTGTGGAGATCAATTTCGACGGACTGATCGGCCCCAGTCACAATTATGCCGGTCTGAGCCTCGGCAATCTGGCGTCCGCAAAAAATGCCGGCGGCACGTCGCAGCCTCGCTCGGCAGCCCTCCAGGGAATCGCCAAGATGCGTGCCAATATTGCACTTGGCCTGACGCAAGGAGTCTTCCTGCCACAAAGCAGGCCGGATCGCGCCTGGCTGGCATCGCTCGGATGTGCTCCCGAAACGGCACCGGTCGAATTGCTTGCCAATGCCCTGTCCGCGTCGTCAATGTGGGCGGCCAATGCGGCAACGGTTTCGCCTGCCGCCGACACTGAAGACGGGACATGTCACCTGACCGTCGCTAACCTCGTGACGATGCCGCATCGCAGTCACGAATGGCAGGGCACATTGGCACAACTCCGATTGGCATTCGCCAATCCGGCCTTCACTGTGCATGGCCCTATTCCAGCGCCATTTGGTGACGAAGGCGCTGCCAATCACATGCGGCTTTCAGCGATGCATGATGCGCCGGGCGTCGAGATTTTTGTTTACGGCGTGACAGGCGGTCCCTTCCCCGCACGCCAGCACATCGAAGCGTCAAGGTCGGTCGCGCGGCTCCATGGTGTCTCGCGAGCGTTATTCGTCCAGCAATCGGAAGAAGCAATTGCAGCTGGAGCCTTCCACAACGACGTTGTCGCTGTTGCAAACGAGCGCGTCCTTTTCGCACACGAACTGGCTTTTGCAGACAAGGACAGTTTTTACAGGGATCTGCGGGCGCTGCTGCCGCAGGTCGAGATCGTTGAGGTCCCCACGGCCGCTGTCAGCCTGTCCGATGCAATTCAGTCCTACCTGTTCAATGCCCAACTGGTGACACTTCCAAACGGGGGAATGGCATTAGTCCTCCCGACCGAAGCGCAGGACAACTCGCGGGTTTGGCGCTGGCTCTCGGAAATGGTCGCGGGTGATGGCCCGATCCGCCAGCTGATCCCCGTCGACGTTCGTCAGTCGATGGCCAACGGCGGTGGCCCGGCCTGCCTTCGGCTGCGGGTCGTCTGTGATCCGGAAACAGTCGATCCCCGCTTCCTTGTTGATGACGCTACGTTGGATCGCATCGAAGACATCGTCGCCACGCATTGGC
- a CDS encoding arginine N-succinyltransferase: protein MTFRIRAANALDLQPLYEMAKLTGGGFTNLPPDRKSLAAKIEKSILAFDRDDDVLGDDLFVLVLENTDHGDVRGTCQLFSQVGQKWPFYSYRIGALTQHSEELGRTFRADMLTLSTDLEGSSEVGGLFLHPGERAGGLGMLIARSRYLFIRNHRARFADRILAELRGIIDEAGGSPFWDGVAGRFFGMNFQDADQFNAVNGNQFIADLMPKHPIYTAMLPETARAVIGLPHPSGRAAMRMLENEGFRWENYIDIFDGGPTMTARTDMVRSICEAQDSTIVDIQQGGETKVLAAHGRLSGFKAAYAHISPVDGGVLIDPEGAKALGVGKGDTITHVARW, encoded by the coding sequence ATGACCTTCAGGATTCGCGCCGCCAATGCGCTCGATCTGCAGCCGCTTTACGAAATGGCAAAGCTGACCGGCGGGGGCTTTACGAACCTGCCCCCTGACCGGAAGTCACTGGCAGCGAAGATCGAAAAATCCATCCTGGCATTCGATCGAGACGATGATGTGCTCGGCGACGACCTGTTTGTCCTTGTCCTTGAAAACACCGACCATGGCGATGTTCGGGGAACATGCCAGCTCTTTTCCCAGGTCGGGCAGAAGTGGCCGTTCTACTCCTATCGCATTGGGGCGCTGACGCAGCACAGTGAGGAGCTCGGTCGCACTTTCAGGGCAGACATGCTGACCCTTTCGACGGACCTTGAAGGATCGAGCGAAGTCGGTGGTTTGTTTCTGCACCCTGGGGAGCGAGCTGGCGGTCTTGGCATGCTCATTGCGAGGAGCCGCTACCTCTTCATCCGCAATCATCGTGCTCGCTTTGCAGACCGGATTCTGGCGGAATTGCGGGGCATCATTGATGAAGCGGGCGGATCGCCGTTCTGGGATGGCGTTGCAGGACGCTTCTTTGGCATGAATTTTCAGGACGCCGATCAATTCAATGCGGTCAACGGCAACCAGTTTATCGCAGACCTTATGCCAAAACACCCGATCTACACTGCAATGCTGCCCGAAACGGCACGAGCGGTGATCGGCTTGCCCCACCCGTCGGGCCGCGCCGCAATGCGCATGCTCGAAAATGAAGGATTCCGCTGGGAAAACTATATCGACATTTTTGACGGTGGGCCGACGATGACCGCGCGCACCGATATGGTCCGCAGCATTTGCGAGGCCCAGGACAGCACGATTGTCGATATCCAGCAGGGTGGAGAGACAAAGGTGCTTGCAGCGCATGGCCGACTGTCGGGATTCAAGGCGGCCTATGCACACATCAGCCCTGTTGACGGTGGCGTTCTGATCGACCCGGAAGGCGCAAAGGCGCTGGGCGTAGGAAAGGGCGACACGATCACTCATGTCGCACGGTGGTAA
- a CDS encoding hydrolase, which produces MSSLTSQERAALEIAADAPMLAQVEDWAAVNSGTGNLAGLDLVSRKLANAFAALPGTIRLVEAEPVEAVLADGSIKAIERGKHLHLAVRPEAPVRVLLTGHMDTVFAVDHPFQSLRWLEAGVLNGPGTADMKGGLSVILAALGALEASPWAGRIGYDVLINSDEETGSHASARLIAELARGKIAALTYEPALPDGTLAGARPGSGNFSITIHGKAAHAGRNPEDGRNALLAAADLALRLNAAKSPGLKVNPARIDGGGPNNIVPDHAILRVNMRPMSPDDMIAAESMLKDNMAAISREHGVHCHLHGGFNRPPKPIDEAAGKLFALVRDCGNDLGLAVEWKATGGVCDGNNIAACGVPVVDTMGPRGGAIHSDEEFLIVDSLAERAQLSALTLMRLAEKGRV; this is translated from the coding sequence ATGTCGTCACTTACTTCGCAGGAACGGGCTGCCCTGGAAATTGCAGCCGACGCACCGATGCTTGCCCAGGTCGAAGACTGGGCCGCAGTCAATTCAGGGACCGGAAACCTTGCCGGACTCGACCTTGTGTCCAGAAAACTTGCAAATGCCTTTGCTGCCCTGCCGGGAACAATACGCCTCGTCGAGGCCGAGCCTGTCGAAGCGGTCCTTGCCGACGGGTCGATCAAGGCAATCGAGCGTGGCAAACATCTCCATCTCGCTGTCCGGCCTGAAGCTCCTGTTCGGGTATTGCTGACCGGACATATGGATACGGTGTTTGCCGTCGATCATCCTTTTCAGTCGCTCCGCTGGCTCGAAGCCGGGGTCCTCAACGGCCCGGGGACAGCCGACATGAAAGGCGGACTCTCTGTCATCCTCGCTGCTCTTGGCGCGCTTGAAGCGTCGCCCTGGGCAGGGCGTATCGGCTATGACGTGCTGATCAACTCGGATGAGGAGACCGGCAGTCATGCCTCGGCACGCCTGATCGCGGAACTGGCAAGGGGCAAGATTGCTGCGCTCACTTACGAACCAGCTCTGCCCGACGGGACTCTGGCCGGCGCGCGGCCCGGCAGCGGCAATTTTTCAATTACAATACACGGCAAGGCCGCGCACGCCGGGCGCAACCCGGAAGACGGACGCAATGCATTGCTGGCAGCGGCCGACCTGGCCCTTCGCCTCAACGCGGCAAAATCGCCTGGATTGAAGGTCAATCCGGCGCGGATCGACGGCGGGGGTCCCAACAACATCGTCCCGGACCACGCCATTCTCCGCGTCAACATGCGACCGATGTCACCCGACGACATGATAGCCGCAGAAAGCATGCTGAAGGACAACATGGCTGCCATATCGCGCGAACATGGCGTTCACTGTCACCTCCACGGTGGATTCAACCGCCCGCCCAAGCCAATCGATGAAGCTGCCGGAAAGCTTTTCGCGCTGGTCCGCGATTGCGGAAACGATCTCGGTCTGGCAGTAGAGTGGAAAGCGACGGGGGGCGTTTGCGACGGTAATAACATCGCCGCGTGCGGCGTGCCCGTCGTGGATACGATGGGACCGCGTGGCGGTGCCATTCATTCTGACGAGGAGTTTCTGATCGTGGACAGCCTAGCCGAGCGCGCGCAGCTTTCGGCGCTTACCCTTATGCGGCTTGCAGAAAAGGGCCGCGTATGA
- a CDS encoding malate synthase G has protein sequence MSVYVDRAGLKVAEELAGFVEGPAIAGIGIAAEAIWTGLAAILDRFVPMNRALLAKRDALQSKIDDWHRANPGPIADMPAYQAFLREIGYLVPEPAPFTIGTVNVDAEIATMAGPQLVVPSLNDRFVLNAANARWGSLYDALYGTDALDAPPARPGGYDVQRGEAVIRRAKAFLDEAVPLAAGVWADWKGETPHLANPAQLIARKPGGWLFRHNGLHIELVIDPAHPIGKTDPANIADVVLEAALTTIVDLEDSVAAVDAEDKVAAYTNWLGLMRGDLEASFEKGGRTLTRKLEADRDWGDVVLHGRSVLFVRNVGHLMTNPAVLLPDGSEAPEGILDAVFTVLCALHDLKGLGKLKNSRAGSVYIVKPKMHGPEEAAFTNDLFDAVEDLYGLARHTVKVGVMDEERRTSANLAACIYAVRDRIVFINTGFLDRTGDEMHTAMQSGAMIRKGAMKTSSWIQAYEARNVQIGLACGLSGRAQIGKGMWAAPDMMADMMVQKIGHPRAGANTAWVPSPTAATLHAMHYHQCDVFARQAELAKEPTPSLDPLLTIPVSPKGHNWTEEEVREELENNAQGILGYVVRWIDQGVGCSKVPDIHDIGLMEDRATLRISSQHIANWLLHGVATEAQVDAALAKMAAKVDAQNADDPLYRKLTPDSIAFQAARALIFEGVSQPNGYTEPLLHKFRQRVKAG, from the coding sequence ATGTCTGTCTATGTCGATCGTGCTGGCCTGAAGGTTGCGGAAGAGCTTGCCGGATTCGTCGAAGGGCCAGCGATTGCCGGAATCGGGATTGCGGCTGAAGCCATTTGGACCGGGCTTGCTGCGATACTTGACCGTTTCGTTCCGATGAATCGTGCCTTGCTTGCCAAACGCGACGCCCTTCAGTCGAAAATCGACGACTGGCACCGCGCCAACCCCGGTCCGATTGCAGACATGCCTGCCTATCAAGCCTTCTTGCGCGAAATCGGCTATCTCGTTCCCGAGCCTGCGCCCTTCACAATCGGGACCGTGAATGTGGACGCCGAAATTGCGACGATGGCCGGACCGCAACTCGTTGTGCCCTCGCTCAATGACCGTTTCGTCTTGAATGCCGCAAACGCGCGCTGGGGAAGTCTCTATGACGCCCTGTATGGCACCGATGCGCTCGACGCACCCCCGGCCCGGCCGGGCGGCTACGACGTCCAGCGCGGTGAAGCCGTCATCCGACGCGCCAAGGCATTCCTCGATGAGGCCGTTCCGCTTGCCGCTGGCGTTTGGGCAGACTGGAAAGGCGAGACTCCGCATCTGGCCAACCCGGCGCAGCTGATAGCGCGGAAGCCGGGAGGCTGGCTTTTCCGGCACAATGGCCTGCACATCGAGCTGGTGATCGATCCGGCCCATCCAATCGGCAAGACGGATCCGGCAAACATCGCCGATGTTGTTCTGGAAGCAGCCCTTACGACGATTGTCGACCTTGAGGATTCGGTTGCGGCGGTGGACGCAGAAGACAAGGTGGCTGCTTACACAAACTGGCTCGGCCTGATGCGTGGCGATCTGGAAGCAAGCTTCGAAAAGGGCGGTCGCACATTGACGCGCAAGCTTGAAGCTGACCGCGACTGGGGAGACGTCGTCCTCCATGGCCGCAGCGTGCTATTCGTACGCAACGTCGGCCATCTGATGACCAATCCTGCTGTTCTGCTTCCGGATGGGTCCGAAGCCCCGGAAGGCATTCTTGATGCCGTGTTCACCGTCCTGTGCGCCCTGCATGACCTCAAAGGCCTAGGCAAACTCAAGAATTCGCGCGCCGGCAGTGTCTATATCGTCAAGCCGAAAATGCATGGGCCCGAGGAAGCGGCGTTCACGAATGACCTGTTTGACGCTGTCGAGGATCTTTATGGCCTTGCGCGCCACACCGTGAAAGTTGGGGTGATGGACGAGGAGCGCCGGACATCCGCCAATCTAGCGGCCTGCATCTACGCCGTGCGAGACAGGATCGTCTTCATCAACACCGGTTTCCTCGATCGTACCGGTGATGAAATGCATACTGCGATGCAGTCCGGTGCGATGATCCGCAAGGGCGCCATGAAAACGTCCAGCTGGATCCAGGCTTATGAGGCTCGCAATGTCCAGATCGGACTTGCCTGTGGCCTTTCAGGACGGGCACAGATCGGCAAGGGCATGTGGGCCGCACCCGACATGATGGCTGACATGATGGTCCAGAAGATCGGACATCCGCGTGCGGGGGCCAATACGGCCTGGGTCCCATCGCCGACTGCGGCCACGCTCCACGCCATGCACTATCATCAGTGCGATGTGTTTGCGCGGCAGGCCGAATTGGCAAAGGAACCGACGCCCAGTCTGGATCCGCTGCTTACAATCCCGGTTTCGCCGAAGGGGCATAATTGGACGGAAGAGGAGGTTCGTGAAGAGCTGGAGAACAATGCTCAGGGGATCCTCGGATATGTCGTGCGCTGGATCGATCAGGGCGTTGGCTGTTCCAAGGTGCCGGACATTCATGACATCGGCCTGATGGAAGACCGGGCTACTTTGCGCATTTCTTCGCAGCATATTGCCAATTGGCTGCTGCACGGCGTTGCAACGGAAGCCCAGGTCGATGCGGCGCTGGCCAAAATGGCCGCCAAGGTTGACGCGCAGAATGCCGACGATCCGCTTTACCGCAAGCTGACTCCGGACAGTATTGCATTTCAGGCTGCGCGCGCACTCATATTCGAAGGGGTGTCCCAGCCGAACGGTTATACCGAACCGCTGCTCCACAAATTCAGGCAGCGGGTGAAAGCAGGCTAA
- a CDS encoding SDR family NAD(P)-dependent oxidoreductase, giving the protein MTELQGRVALVTGASRGIGLATARALAGAGARVIVSDLEAPEDLARELGGLALRQDVTSENEWVDAVAFAKAEAGGLDILVNNAGLFLAKPVTETTLDEWRTLHAVNVEGVFLGCKHAIPALAERSAKWSGGTSIINLSSVAGIMGSGMASCYNASKGAVRLFTKGVALEVASLKIRVNSVHPGIIETDMGNDLVHRFSERSGAGDNETRVALSQLHPLGHFGTAANVADAVTFLASDRAAFMTGSELVVDGGFTAQ; this is encoded by the coding sequence ATGACGGAACTTCAAGGGCGCGTCGCGCTTGTGACGGGGGCATCGCGCGGAATCGGACTGGCTACGGCCCGAGCGCTGGCGGGGGCTGGCGCGCGTGTCATCGTCAGCGACCTGGAAGCGCCGGAAGATCTGGCCAGGGAACTCGGCGGCCTTGCGTTGCGACAGGATGTGACGAGCGAGAACGAATGGGTGGATGCGGTTGCGTTTGCAAAGGCCGAAGCTGGCGGGCTCGACATCCTTGTCAATAATGCCGGGCTTTTCCTTGCCAAGCCGGTTACTGAGACGACTTTGGACGAATGGCGCACGCTTCACGCCGTCAATGTCGAAGGCGTCTTCCTCGGCTGCAAGCATGCCATTCCTGCTTTGGCTGAACGCTCCGCAAAATGGAGTGGCGGAACGTCGATCATCAACCTCTCGTCGGTAGCCGGCATAATGGGGAGCGGCATGGCGAGTTGTTACAACGCCTCAAAAGGCGCGGTCAGGCTCTTTACGAAAGGTGTCGCCCTGGAAGTCGCTTCGCTCAAGATTCGGGTCAATTCCGTCCACCCGGGCATCATAGAGACGGATATGGGGAATGATCTGGTGCATCGTTTTTCGGAGAGATCCGGAGCAGGCGACAATGAGACACGCGTGGCACTGTCGCAGCTCCATCCGCTCGGCCACTTTGGAACGGCTGCAAATGTTGCAGACGCAGTGACGTTCCTCGCTTCGGATCGTGCAGCCTTCATGACCGGATCGGAACTTGTGGTCGATGGCGGCTTTACCGCTCAATAA
- a CDS encoding cytochrome P450, whose amino-acid sequence MPAAINPFDVSDNSLYTENRWQEPFARLRAEMPVSFRADSPYGPYWSVVTHDLVQQVEITPAVFSSSYELGNITIVDSYGEREFPNFIAMDAPRHTEQRKVVAPAFNPSQMADREVQVRQRTKQLFDTLPIGETFDWVERVSIPLTIGMLCILFDFPWEQRADLKRWSDLASDVRPDHNEERRAYFMMEMGQMLMRFDALLEAKRAQPPSDDLLSRMVHSEAMGNLTPAERIATIALLIVGGNDTTRNSMSGFIEACNLFPDQLDLLRKDASLIPNAAQEIVRWQSPVTHMRRTCLADTELGGQSLKKGDKVVMWYISANRDEAIFPNANLFDVRRENARRHLGFGHGVHRCVGARLAEIQLATLIGEIVERNWTVSLDGEPTRLASCFLHGFTAMPVRILA is encoded by the coding sequence ATGCCTGCCGCGATCAATCCTTTCGATGTAAGTGATAACAGCCTTTACACCGAAAACAGGTGGCAGGAGCCGTTTGCCCGATTGCGCGCGGAAATGCCGGTCAGTTTCCGTGCTGACAGCCCTTATGGACCTTATTGGTCGGTCGTCACGCATGATCTGGTTCAGCAGGTCGAGATCACCCCTGCAGTTTTTTCTTCTTCCTATGAGCTCGGCAACATCACCATTGTCGATTCCTATGGCGAGCGCGAGTTCCCGAACTTCATCGCGATGGATGCGCCGCGGCACACGGAGCAGCGCAAGGTCGTTGCGCCAGCGTTCAACCCCAGCCAGATGGCCGACCGTGAAGTGCAGGTGCGGCAGCGGACCAAGCAATTGTTCGATACGCTGCCGATTGGCGAGACGTTCGACTGGGTTGAGCGCGTTTCCATCCCCCTGACGATCGGCATGCTGTGCATCCTGTTCGATTTTCCATGGGAGCAGCGGGCCGACCTCAAACGCTGGTCTGATCTGGCGAGCGATGTCAGGCCCGATCACAACGAGGAACGCCGTGCCTATTTCATGATGGAAATGGGCCAGATGCTCATGCGTTTCGATGCCCTGCTCGAAGCAAAGCGCGCCCAGCCCCCTTCGGATGATCTTCTGTCGCGCATGGTTCACAGCGAGGCGATGGGCAACCTGACGCCGGCGGAACGGATCGCAACGATCGCGTTGCTGATCGTTGGCGGAAACGACACGACCCGCAATTCGATGAGCGGCTTCATTGAAGCCTGCAATCTTTTCCCCGACCAGCTGGACCTGTTGCGCAAGGATGCGTCGCTGATTCCGAATGCCGCGCAGGAGATTGTCCGTTGGCAGTCTCCCGTGACACACATGCGGCGTACCTGCCTTGCGGATACGGAACTCGGCGGCCAGTCGCTCAAAAAGGGAGACAAGGTGGTGATGTGGTACATCTCCGCCAATCGCGATGAGGCGATCTTCCCCAACGCGAACCTTTTCGACGTCCGGCGCGAGAATGCGCGCCGGCACCTCGGCTTTGGCCATGGTGTGCATCGGTGCGTAGGCGCCCGTTTGGCTGAGATCCAGCTAGCGACATTGATCGGCGAGATTGTCGAGCGAAACTGGACCGTTTCTTTGGACGGCGAACCGACGCGTCTCGCCAGTTGTTTCCTGCATGGCTTTACGGCGATGCCGGTCAGGATTCTGGCTTGA
- a CDS encoding rhodanese-related sulfurtransferase, with the protein MFTVAALYHFAPFDDPGSLRAPLLDICQTGGVKGTLLLAREGINGTIAGQQAGIDSVLTHIRTLPGCAKLDVKFSSSAHMPFHRMKVRLKKEIVTLGVPGIDPSRDVGRYVDALEWNALISDPATIVIDTRNDYEVKIGTFKGALDPGTRSFSQFPDWFRTHRAQFGNNPKVAMFCTGGIRCEKSTAFLRAEGIEDVAHLKGGILKYLETVPQEESLWEGECFVFDERVSVGHGLAPGSHSLCRACRMPLSSEDCASADYVEGVQCPYCVASRTEEQRQRYAERHKQVALAERRGKRHVGDPDG; encoded by the coding sequence ATGTTTACCGTTGCCGCACTTTATCACTTTGCGCCGTTTGATGATCCGGGGTCCTTGAGGGCCCCACTGCTCGATATTTGTCAGACAGGAGGAGTGAAGGGCACGCTTTTGCTGGCGAGGGAGGGCATCAACGGCACAATCGCGGGGCAGCAGGCCGGAATTGATTCCGTGTTGACGCACATTCGAACCTTGCCCGGCTGCGCTAAGCTGGACGTCAAATTCTCATCGTCGGCCCATATGCCCTTCCACCGGATGAAAGTGCGGCTCAAGAAGGAAATCGTGACACTGGGTGTTCCGGGCATTGATCCATCGCGGGATGTTGGCCGGTATGTGGACGCTCTGGAATGGAATGCGCTGATCAGCGATCCCGCGACGATCGTGATCGATACACGCAACGACTATGAAGTGAAGATTGGTACCTTCAAAGGCGCGCTTGATCCTGGAACGCGCAGCTTTTCTCAGTTTCCGGACTGGTTTCGGACGCATCGCGCGCAGTTTGGCAACAATCCAAAGGTCGCGATGTTCTGTACCGGCGGAATACGCTGCGAAAAATCCACTGCCTTTCTTCGGGCAGAAGGCATTGAAGACGTCGCGCATCTCAAAGGCGGGATCCTCAAATATCTGGAGACCGTGCCGCAGGAAGAGAGCCTCTGGGAAGGTGAGTGCTTTGTCTTCGATGAGCGCGTTTCGGTTGGCCATGGGCTTGCGCCGGGCAGTCACAGCCTCTGCCGAGCCTGTCGCATGCCTCTCAGTTCCGAGGACTGCGCATCGGCCGACTATGTTGAAGGTGTACAGTGCCCGTATTGCGTCGCGTCACGTACCGAAGAACAACGACAGCGTTATGCTGAACGTCACAAACAGGTGGCTCTCGCGGAACGTCGCGGCAAGCGGCATGTGGGTGATCCGGACGGCTAG
- a CDS encoding class I SAM-dependent methyltransferase, giving the protein MSSPNSHPIFEPRPASWWERNAVPKLIGFCCAQPQIMKARSRIVPKAEGDVLELGCGGGINMQFYDPARIRSFSGLDPSPALLDASRAAAQAKGMTADIRGGIGESMPFADASFDTILVTFTLCSVDEQAQVLKEMRRVLRPGGKALFLEHGRAPDASVQAWQRRIEPVWKRIGGNCHLTRAITGAYEAAGFKIDNADKTYMPKTPRPFGWIEWGEARN; this is encoded by the coding sequence ATGTCGTCGCCGAATTCGCACCCCATTTTTGAACCGCGCCCGGCAAGCTGGTGGGAACGCAATGCGGTGCCCAAGCTCATCGGCTTCTGCTGCGCCCAGCCGCAGATCATGAAGGCACGAAGCCGTATTGTGCCCAAAGCCGAAGGCGATGTGCTCGAACTTGGGTGCGGAGGCGGGATCAACATGCAGTTTTACGATCCGGCCAGGATAAGGAGCTTTTCGGGCCTCGATCCTTCGCCGGCCCTTCTCGATGCGTCGCGGGCGGCGGCCCAGGCAAAAGGCATGACGGCTGACATTCGCGGGGGCATTGGTGAATCCATGCCGTTCGCAGACGCGAGTTTCGATACGATCCTGGTGACGTTCACGCTCTGCTCTGTCGATGAACAGGCGCAAGTCCTGAAGGAAATGCGTCGCGTACTGCGTCCAGGCGGCAAGGCACTGTTCCTTGAGCATGGTCGCGCACCCGATGCTTCGGTTCAGGCGTGGCAACGCCGGATTGAGCCGGTCTGGAAGCGCATCGGCGGCAACTGCCACCTGACCCGAGCCATAACCGGAGCCTATGAGGCAGCAGGCTTCAAGATAGACAATGCAGACAAGACCTATATGCCGAAGACGCCCCGTCCCTTTGGCTGGATCGAATGGGGCGAAGCGCGAAACTAG
- a CDS encoding RNA pyrophosphohydrolase, with protein MKSVADLPYRPCAGVMLINPAVQVFVGQRLDSSADAWQMPQGGIDPGESAEDAAIRELGEETGIAPHLVDIVARSASEHLYDLPPHLMGKMWGGRYRGQRQTWFLMRFRGTDDDVNIATKHQEFRAWRWVGPDQLESLIVPFKKELYRNVVAEFAPHF; from the coding sequence ATGAAGTCCGTCGCCGATCTTCCTTATCGGCCATGTGCCGGGGTCATGTTGATCAACCCGGCAGTTCAGGTGTTTGTCGGGCAAAGGCTGGATAGCTCTGCCGATGCCTGGCAGATGCCGCAGGGCGGCATCGATCCGGGCGAGAGTGCGGAAGACGCCGCAATCCGCGAACTCGGCGAAGAAACGGGCATTGCGCCGCATCTTGTAGACATCGTCGCGCGGTCGGCGAGTGAACATCTCTATGATCTCCCGCCGCATTTGATGGGCAAGATGTGGGGAGGCCGATATCGCGGTCAGCGACAGACATGGTTCCTGATGCGATTTCGGGGCACTGATGATGATGTCAACATTGCGACCAAGCATCAGGAATTCCGGGCATGGCGCTGGGTCGGACCCGATCAGCTCGAAAGCCTGATCGTGCCGTTCAAGAAGGAGCTGTATCGCAATGTCGTCGCCGAATTCGCACCCCATTTTTGA
- a CDS encoding alpha/beta hydrolase, translating to MAEHFVRPDVAIFLQFLNSQPGPKMQDVPVADARNMMLAMRHVADAETGELAVIRDIAIPGPAGTIPARLYDVRENRQTGPVMVFFHGGGFVIGDIDTHEPYCAEIARQLDMPVISIDYRLAPEHPFPAAPEDCEAATRWIADNIPCTGLILSGDSAGGNLTVVTSMALRDDPASVPVIAQHPIYPAVSSHNDWQSYRDFNEGFLLTKEGMEWFMDAYQMDPEDRRANPLEHDQSGMPPSLVVTASLDPLRDQGRAYAEALKAAGVPTVHLEAEGNIHGYINLRKGIPSVQGDIDANVTALKALLADVMADA from the coding sequence ATGGCTGAACATTTTGTTCGACCAGATGTAGCGATTTTCCTGCAATTCCTGAACAGCCAACCAGGCCCGAAGATGCAGGACGTGCCAGTAGCCGACGCGCGCAACATGATGTTGGCAATGCGGCATGTCGCCGACGCTGAAACGGGCGAACTTGCTGTTATACGCGATATTGCCATTCCCGGACCGGCAGGCACGATTCCTGCCCGCCTTTATGATGTTCGCGAAAACAGGCAGACCGGACCGGTCATGGTTTTCTTCCATGGGGGCGGTTTCGTCATCGGCGACATTGATACGCATGAGCCCTATTGCGCCGAAATCGCTCGCCAACTCGATATGCCTGTCATTTCCATCGACTATCGGCTGGCGCCGGAACACCCCTTTCCCGCAGCCCCCGAAGATTGCGAAGCGGCAACCCGCTGGATCGCAGACAATATTCCCTGCACCGGCCTCATCCTCTCCGGCGACAGCGCCGGCGGCAACCTGACAGTCGTTACATCCATGGCTCTGCGCGACGACCCGGCTTCGGTACCAGTGATTGCCCAGCATCCGATTTATCCGGCGGTTTCCTCGCATAACGACTGGCAGAGTTATCGCGATTTCAACGAAGGCTTTCTCCTGACCAAGGAGGGTATGGAGTGGTTCATGGACGCCTATCAAATGGATCCGGAGGATCGGCGCGCGAACCCGCTTGAGCATGATCAGAGCGGTATGCCGCCGAGCCTTGTCGTAACGGCAAGCCTCGACCCGCTGCGCGATCAAGGTCGTGCCTATGCCGAAGCCCTCAAGGCCGCTGGCGTGCCGACAGTTCACCTAGAAGCAGAAGGCAATATCCACGGCTATATCAACTTGAGGAAGGGCATCCCTTCAGTTCAAGGCGATATCGACGCGAACGTCACAGCATTGAAGGCGTTGCTGGCAGACGTCATGGCTGACGCATAG